In a single window of the Zea mays cultivar B73 chromosome 5, Zm-B73-REFERENCE-NAM-5.0, whole genome shotgun sequence genome:
- the LOC109939574 gene encoding uncharacterized protein, with the protein MALSRKAWIAAGIGARLLMIAALAVSVPLTVHNHTKRDYGSDDFYKLQSYSYAVAVAVIAMAAGVLQIPVSVYLLCMSKRVTPSALILDISLCADVVVTVLLASGVGAGFGATNDALRYVHHVRWDDAGVKDDLVDYYNKATVPVVFLLLGTVLSMAATVVSARLRARATDDHTDF; encoded by the exons ATGGCGCTGTCGCGGAAGGCGTGGATCGCCGCCGGCATCGGTGCGCGGCTGCTCATGATCGCGGCCCTGGCCGTCAGCGTGCCGCTCACGGTCCACAACCACACCAAGCGCGACTACGGCAGCGATGACTTCTACAAGCTCCAGAGCTACTC GTacgcggtggcggtggcggtgatCGCGATGGCCGCCGGCGTGCTGCAGATCCCCGTCTCCGTCTACCTCCTCTGCATGAGCAAGCGGGTGACGCCCAGCGCCCTCATCCTCGACATCAGCCTGTGCGCCGACGTG GTGGTCACCGTTCTGCTGGCCAGCGGCGTCGGCGCGGGGTTCGGCGCCACCAACGACGCCTTGCGGTACGTCCACCACGTGAGGTGGGACGACGCCGGCGTCAAAGACGATCTCGTCGACTACTACAACAAGGCGACCGTCCCCGTGGTCTTCCTCCTCCTCGGGACGGTGCTGTCCATGGCCGCCACTGTCGTCTCGGCCAGGCTCCGGGCCCGGGCGACCGATGACCACACCGACTTCTGA